In the genome of Neodiprion pinetum isolate iyNeoPine1 chromosome 2, iyNeoPine1.2, whole genome shotgun sequence, one region contains:
- the LOC124212713 gene encoding glucose dehydrogenase [FAD, quinone]-like — MQAAELKYVIFGALFITTLCAQFRIAEGQALPKRIYAGFNSGENYRPLLSTISSLTFGIAEFLREGRNYHQAEPPDMTPGPDAEYDVIVVGAGSAGAVIASRLTEVPELKVLLLEAGRSENLIMDIPLLVNYLQFSNDVNWKYRTEPSDSYCLGMTDRRCNWPRGKVMGGSSVLNYMIATRGDKRDYDRWAELGNVGWSYDEVLRYFKKMENIGIPGLRVDEKMHNTEGPMAINYPTFHTPLATAFLQAGEELGFDIQDYNGRTETGFSYIQTTTANGSRVSTSRAYLHPVKTRRNLFVSKNSLVSKVLVDPRDKRAVGVEFYKNNRKFAVKARKEVVLSAGTIGSAQILMLSGIGPAEHLADIGIPLVKDAPVGKNLMDHIAYGGFIALVDQPASIITRDIMNPVKPYIADYLTNRQGPLTVPGGCEALAFLNTDTPNDHGSWPNVELLFQGASLGSDQGARRGFGISDQFWSRTYREIENRHSWSILPMLLRPLSRGEILLRNRNIRSPPRIIPNYMSHPEDVRLMVAGIRAAQNVTRTSAMRQFGSRQFDVRFPGCQRFTYDSDGYWECAARTLTFTIYHHSGTAKMGPQGDPTAVVNPRLQVYGVKGLRVADASIIPEIPTAHTNIPVIMIGEKLADMVKEDWGYTTDGWERSARSARRG, encoded by the exons ATGCAGGCGGCCGAGTTGAAGTACGTAATTTTCGGCGCGTTATTCATCACGACGCTATGCGCGCAGTTTCGAATTGCGGAAGGACAAGCTTTACCAAAACGGATTTACGCCGGATTCAATAGCGGTGAAAACTACCGTCCGCTTCTGTCGACGATCTCCTCGTTGACATTTGGGATTGCGGAATTCCTGCGGGAGGGCAGAAACTATCACCAAGCCGAGCCACCAGACATGACGCCGGGACCGGATGCCGAGTACGACGTGATCGTCGTAGGGGCCGGAAGCGCAGGCGCGGTCATTGCGAGTCGGCTGACGGAGGTTCCGGAGCTCAAGGTGCTACTCCTCGAGGCCGGGAGGAGCGAGAATCTGATAATGGACATCCCACTGCTGGTCAACTACCTGCAGTTCAGCAACGACGTCAACTGGAAGTACCGGACCGAGCCCTCGGACAGCTACTGCCTGGGGATGACGGACCGGAGGTGCAATTGGCCGAGGGGCAAGGTGATGGGGGGCAGCAGCGTCCTCAACTACATGATCGCGACCCGCGGCGACAAGCGGGACTACGACAGGTGGGCGGAGTTGGGGAACGTCGGATGGTCTTACGACGAGGTGCTTCGCTACTTCAAGAAGATGGAGAACATCGGGATCCCAGGGCTGAGGGTCGACGAGAAGATGCACAACACCGAAGGCCCGATGGCGATAAACTATCCGACCTTCCACACGCCCCTCGCGACGGCCTTCCTCCAGGCCGGGGAAGAGCTCGGCTTCGACATCCAGGACTACAACGGAAGGACCGAAACCGGATTCTCCTACATCCAgacgaccaccgccaacggATCGCGGGTCAGCACGAGCAGAGCTTATCTTCACCCCGTCAAGACTCGGAGGAACTTGTTCGTCAGCAAGAACAGCCTGGTGAGCAAGGTGCTCGTCGACCCGAGAGACAAACGGGCCGTCGGCGTCGAGTTCTACAAGAACAACCGGAAGTTCGCCGTCAAGGCGAGAAAAGAAGTCGTTCTCAGCGCCGGGACGATCGGCTCCGCTCAGATTCTCATGCTCAGTGGAATCGGACCGGCCGAGCATCTCGCCGATATCGGGATTCCGCTGGTCAAGGACGCGCCGGTCGGCAAGAACTTGATGGACCACATCGCCTACGGCGGTTTCATCGCCCTCGTCGATCAGCCCGCCTCGATAATCACCAGGGACATAATGAACCCCGTGAAACCCTACATCGCCGACTACTTGACCAATCGTCAAGGCCCTCTGACGGTTCCGGGAGGCTGCGAAGCTCTGGCCTTCCTCAACACCGACACACCCAACGACCACGGCAGCTGGCCAAACGTCGAGTTACTCTTCCAAGGTGCCTCGCTCGGCTCTGACCAAGGAGCCCGTCGCGGATTCGGAATATCTGACCAATTCTGGTCCCGGACATACCGAGAGATCGAAAATCGACACTCCTGGAGCATTCTTCCGATGCTGTTGAGACCGCTGAGTCGCGGTGAGATCCTCCTGAGGAACAGGAACATCAGATCCCCGCCGAGAATAATTCCGAACTACATGAGCCACCCGGAAGACGTGCGCCTCATGGTGGCCGGCATCCGCGCCGCCCAAAATGTGACTCGCACGAGTGCCATGCGGCAGTTCGGCTCGAGGCAGTTCGACGTCCGGTTTCCCGGATGTCAAAGGTTTACCTACGACTCGGACGGCTATTGGGAATGCGCCGCCCGCACTCTCACCTTCACCATTTACCATCATTCTGGCACCGCTAAAATGGGCCCTCAGGGCGATCCAACCGCCGTCGTTAATCCAAGACTTCAG GTTTACGGCGTTAAGGGGCTGAGAGTCGCGGACGCATCGATAATTCCAGAGATTCCAACGGCGCACACGAACATCCCGGTAATTATGATCGGCGAGAAGCTGGCCGACATGGTGAAAGAAGATTGGGGCTATACGACGGATGGCTGGGAGAGATCGGCGAGATCGGCGAGACGAGGATGA